One genomic segment of Brassica napus cultivar Da-Ae chromosome A3, Da-Ae, whole genome shotgun sequence includes these proteins:
- the LOC106440875 gene encoding beta-galactosidase 12, producing the protein MGLNFRYKAWVFLWVLCCSSLICSVKATVTYDHKAVIINGQRRILLSGSIHYPRSTPEMWPELIQKAKEGGLDVIQTYVFWNGHEPSPGQYYFEERYDLVKFIKLVQQAGLYVHLRIGPYVCAEWNFGGFPVWLKFVPDMAFRTDNEPFKAAMQKFTEKIVGMMKQEKLFETQGGPIILSQIENEYGPVEWEIGAPGKAYTKWAAQMAEGLSTGVPWIMCKQDEDVPDSIINTCNGFYCEGFKPKSDNKPKMWTENWTGWYPEFGGAVPYRPAEDIAFSVARFIHNGGSFMNYYMYHGGTNFDRTAGQFIATSYDYDAPLDEYGLPREPKYSHLTKLHKVIKLCEPALVSVDPTVTWLGDKLEAHVFKSNSSCAAFLSNYNDSSAARVSFWGSTYDLPPWSVSILPDCKTEYYNTAKVRTPSIHMKMVPTNTKLSWGSYNEEIPSPNDNDNGTFSQDGLVEQISMTRDKTDYLWYLADVEVSDDEKFLTTGEDPLLTIESSGHALSVFVNGQLAGTAYGSLENPKLTFSQKIKLHAGVNKLALLSIAAGLPNGGVHYETWNTGVLGPVTLTGVNSGTWDMSKWKWSYKIGTKGESMSLHTEGSTVEWKEGSLVATKQPLTWYKATFDTPAGNEPLALDMNTMGKGQVWINGKNIGRHWPAYTVRGNCERCSYAGTFTEKKCLSNCGEASQRWYHVPRSWLKPSANLIVVLEELGGDPNGISLVIRTGKQ; encoded by the exons ATGGGGCTTAACTTTAGGTATAAAGCATGGGTTTTTCTGTGGGTTCTTTGTTGTTCATCGTTGATTTGTTCAGTCAAGGCAACAGTAACTTACGATCATAAAGCTGTGATAATCAATGGTCAGAGAAGGATCCTTCTATCTGGCTCCATTCACTACCCAAGAAGCACACCTGAG ATGTGGCCTGAACTTATACAGAAGGCAAAAGAAGGAGGCCTGGATGTAATACAGACTTATGTTTTCTGGAATGGGCATGAACCTTCTCCTGGACAA taTTACTTTGAGGAAAGATATGATCTGGTTAAGTTCATCAAGCTAGTACAACAAGCTGGTCTCTACGTTCATCTCAGAATTGGTCCTTACGTTTGTGCTGAATGGAACTTTGG AGGGTTTCCTGTTTGGCTCAAATTTGTTCCCGATATGGCTTTTAGGACCGACAATGAACCTTTCAAG GCTGCAATGCAAAAATTCActgagaagattgtggggatgATGAAACAAGAAAAATTGTTTGAGACTCAAGGAGGACCCATCATTCTGTCGCAG ATAGAGAATGAGTATGGACCAGTAGAGTGGGAGATAGGAGCACCAGGGAAGGCATACACAAAATGGGCAGCTCAAATGGCAGAAGGGCTCTCTACAGGTGTCCCATGGATTATGTGCAAGCAAGATGAAGATGTTCCTGATTCGATT ATAAACACATGCAATGGTTTTTATTGTGAGGGTTTCAAACCAAAGTCAGACAACAAGCCGAAAATGTGGACTGAGAACTGGACTGGTTG GTATCCTGAGTTTGGAGGTGCGGTACCATATAGACCAGCCGAAGACATCGCCTTCTCCGTGGCTCGTTTCATACACAACGGTGGCTCCTTCATGAATTACTATATG TACCATGGAGGAACAAACTTCGACAGAACAGCCGGTCAATTCATCGCTACTAGCTATGATTACGACGCTCCACTTGATGAATATG GCTTACCGAGAGAACCCAAGTATAGTCACTTGACAAAGTTACATAAGGTGATCAAGCTCTGTGAGCCAGCATTGGTCTCTGTTGATCCTACAGTCACATGGCTAGGCGACAAACTAGAA gcTCATGTGTTCAAGTCCAACTCATCTTGCGCGGCTTTTCTCTCAAACTACAATGATAGTTCTGCTGCAAGAGTCTCGTTCTGGGGATCAACATATGATCTGCCGCCTTGGTCTGTCAGTATTCTACCTGACTGCAAAACCGAGTACTACAACACTGCAAAG GTCCGTACACCAAGCATACATATGAAGATGGTTCCCACAAACACAAAACTATCGTGGGGATCATACAACGAAGAGATTCCTTCTCCAAATGACAATGACAATGGTACGTTTTCCCAAGATGGGCTTGTGGAACAGATAAGCATGACCAGAGACAAGACGGACTATTTGTGGTATCTAGCAGA CGTTGAGGTCAGTGATGATGAGAAGTTCTTGACAACTGGTGAAGACCCTCTTCTTACTATTGAGTCATCTGGCCATGCTCTGAGTGTATTTGTTAATGGACAACTTGCAG GAACTGCTTACGGATCACTGGAGAACCCAAAGCTAACATTTAGTCAGAAGATCAAACTACATGCAGGAGTCAACAAACTTGCCCTGTTGAGCATAGCAGCGGGTCTCCCG AACGGTGGTGTGCATTATGAGACTTGGAATACTGGAGTTCTTGGCCCAGTCACACTGACGGGAGTTAACTCCGGAACATGGGACATGTCTAAGTGGAAATGGTCCTACAAG ATTGGTACTAAGGGTGAGTCTATGAGCCTTCATACCGAGGGTTCCACCGTGGAATGGAAAGAAGGATCATTGGTGGCCACGAAACAACCCTTAACCTGGTACAAG gctACTTTTGACACGCCAGCAGGCAATGAACCGTTGGCTTTGGACATGAACACAATGGGGAAAGGCCAAGTTTGGATAAACGGGAAGAACATCGGGAGACACTGGCCTGCATATACAGTTCGTGGGAATTGCGAACGCTGCAGCTATGCTGGAACCTTCACCGAGAAGAAATGTTTGAGTAACTGTGGAGAAGCTTCTCAAAGATG GTACCATGTGCCTCGTTCGTGGCTGAAGCCATCTGCAAACCTTATAGTTGTACTCGAGGAGTTGGGTGGTGACCCCAATGGGATCTCTCTTGTAATAAGAACAGGCAAACAATAG